In the Brevundimonas mediterranea genome, TGCGGGCGCCGCGGAAGTTTTCGAGGAAGTTGTCGGTCTTGCGGTTCAGCGCGCCAAACTCGAACAGTTTGATGAGCAGCAGGGTCCAGGACAGGATCGAGGCCAGCAGCAGGCCGATCATGACGACCTTAACGATGACGGTCGCTTCCATGAACATGGAGATCGGGGTGATGCCGGCGCCGTGTCCGCCGCCGACGGACTCGTTCATGGTTTGCGGGTTGGCCGCGTCGGCGGCCGGAGCCATCGCCGTCGGGGCTGCTGCGGGTGCAGCGGCCGGGGTCGGCTCGGCCGGGGCCTGGGCCAGGACCGGCGAGCTCGCCATCAGCACGGCGGCGCCGGCCATGGCGAGAAGGATGTTCGTCTTTTTGCTGTTCAGCATAATTCGCCAGTTCCTGCTTGGTCTGACTCGTGGAACCAAAGGTGCGGCCGTGTCAAAGAGCCGCCCCCCAACCTGAAAATGTTTCCTTCAACGCCCCGCGTCCCATCGGGATCATCCAGGCGCTGAATTCTTTGATGGAGACGCATCCGGTTTCCCGCACCGCCCCCGTATTCGAACCGCCGGAGAACACGTCTCCTAAGAATCCGTCTGACGCCTTTGTGGGAGGACGTCCTACCCCCTTTGGCGAACCCTTACCGGAGCGTCAAGGGAGAACAGCCGGATTTCACCCGCCGGGCGAAGTTCGAGCAAGTCTTGCTCCTTTCGACCGCCAGCAGGCCGGAAAGCGACACTTTTGTGATGATTTCACCGCGATTAGCGCAAGCTTGTTCGAAAGCCATAATCCGGAGGAGTTTTTTACTCCTCTGAGAGCGTTTCTCAGATCATCCGCCCCCAAAGCAGTCGATCAGCATCGTTTCAGATGACGTCGTTCCATGGAACGGGACGCTTAGGCTTGGTCATTTCAGGGAAGGTCGGCGCGCCGACGAAAGATGGTGCCTGGAGGCGGGTTCGAACCACCGACACGCGGATTTTCAATCCGCTGCTCTACCAGCTGAGCTATCCAGGCGCCGACGCGGCGTCGCGAGAGGCGGGTCTATAGGCGAGCCGTTTCCGCCTGTCCAGCGTCGTTTCAGTCCTTTTCGCCATCATCTTCGGCGCCCTCGTCCAGGGCGGCCGGGATGGCGTAGCCGCCCGTGAACCAGCGCTGCAGATCCACTTCCGAGCAGCGGCGCGAGCAGAACGGCTTGTACTTGGGATCGGCGTCGGCCTTGCGGCAGATCGGGCAGGTGCTCATCGATCAGGTCCTTCGATACGTCCACACCCGCGCCGCACATCGGCGTCGGCCCTCACCGAGGCGCGCGGCCCCATCCGGGCGGCCAGGGGGCCAAGAAGCGCGGCCTCGTCCGGCGCACAGCGCGCGACGACGCGCGCAGACCGGGTGTCGGACAACAGTCGTCGGCGCAGCGCCCGGGCCAGGGCCAGGACTTCAGTCTGGACCGACGGCCGGCGGCCGGCCTCGAACAGGATCTCTTCTATAGGGGTCCGCCGCCAGGGCAGCGACATCTGCAACAGGCCGAACCGGCTGATCGGGCCGAACACGGCCTGGGGTTCGTGGGAGAAGGCCGCGCGGGCCGCCTTGTCCCCGGCGGCCGCGTCCTCCGCATCGCCGACCAGGTCGACGACGATCAGCCCGCCCCAGTTCCGCAGGCTGATCAGCCGCGCGGCCTGGTTCAGCCCCAGGCGATTCGCCGCCGCCCGCGCCTGTTTCGGATCACGCCCCGTCCCGGCCGTATGATCAATGTCGACGGCGATCAGGGCGCGGGTGCGTTCGATGGCGAGGTCGACGCCGTGGGAGTTGAAGACATGGCGGGACGCCAGAGCCTCTTCCTCCGCCTCCGTCACCGCGTCGATGGCGGCGAGGCCCGTGGTCAAGCCCCCGCCTCCGGCGAGGTCCCGCAGCTGGGCGGCGATGCTGGGCGCGGCCTCCAGCAGGCGGGGCGCCCCCTCCCCCGGCCCAAGGCGGCGCAGAACCGCGCCCTTGCCGGCGCGCGGCTCGGCGACGACCGTCGCCTCCAGCCGTTCGCCCTGGGTCAGACGTTCATTGCGATGGAAGGGCAGAAAGGCCGGCGCGCCGGCGCCCAGATCGACGAAGGCGCCGCGCAGGCCGGGATTGATCTCGGTCACCCGGCCGACGGACCGTGCGCCCAGGCGATGCTGGGGCAGATCGCCGTCACGATGGATCAGCAGATGAGTATAGCGGCCGTCACGCAGGACCGCGCCGCGGGTCTCGCCCGGCGCCTCGTCGAGGAAGACCTCGATCTCGCCGCTCATGCCCGCCAGCCGACGCCATGCAGCAACTGCACCGCCTCATAGAGGGGCAGGCCCATGACGGCGGGATGGCTGCCGACGATTCGTTGAACAAAGGCCCCGGCCGGGCCCTGGATGCCATAGCCCCCGGCCTTGCCGCGCCAGTCGCCGGTGGCGACATAGGCGGCGATCTCGTGGTCCGACAGGGGCTTGAAGCTGACGCGGGTCTCATTGACCCGCGACGACAGCTTGCCGTCGCGCACGACAGCCACGCCGGTGAAGACCCGGTGATTGCGGCCGGACAGCAGCTTCAGGAACCGCGTCGCCTCAGCCTCGTCCGCCGCCTTCTCCAGGAAACGTCGTCCCACGGCGACCACCGTGTCGGCGGCGATGACCACCGCGTCGGGCCGTCGCGCCGCAACCACCTGGGCCTTGGACGTGGCCAGACGTTCGGCGAGGCGCGGCGGCGTCTCGCCCTTCAGCGGCGTCTCGTCGATGTCGGCGGGATCGATATGGTCGGGCGTGATCCCGACCTGCGCCAGCAGTTCGATGCGGCGCGGGCTGGCCGAGGCCAGCACCAGCTCAGGCCGGCTCATACGAGCCGTCCCTTACTTGAAGCGATAGGTGATGCGACCCTTGGTCAGGTCGTAGGGGGTCATTTCCACCAGAACCTTGTCGCCGGCCAGCACGCGGATGCGGTTCTTACGCATCTTGCCCGCCGTGTGGGCGATGATCTCGTGGTCGTTCTCGAGCGTCACGCGAAAGGTGGCGTTCGGCAGCAATTCGCTGACGGTGCCGGGAAACTCGAGCAGTTCTTCCTTAGCCATGCGGCCTCTCACGCCCGTTGAATATGCGTTCGACCCCACGCCGGGCGGGCGCGAGGGGCGGAATGGAGGGGCCTAATGCCCGAAAATGCAGAGATAGTCGAGGTCAGCCGCGACGGTAGAGGGCGCACAAGAGCGTAAACAGCCGTCGCGCCGTCTCGTGATCGACGATGATCTTGCCATCCAGCCGCGTCTTCAGCTGTTCGGCCCCCTCGTTGTGCAGACCGCGCCGGCCCATGTCGACCGATTCGATCTGGCTGGCCGACGAGCCGCGCAGGGCCTCGTAATAGCTGTCGCAGATCATGAGATAGTCCCTCAGCACCCCCTTCAGGGGCGTCAGGCTGATGGCGTAGGTGCGGGTGAAACCTCCGCCGTCGATGTCGAACACCAACCGGTTGTCCTGCAGCGACAGTTTCAGCCGATATCGTCCGCCCCCCTCTGCATCGTCAGGCGCGCCGACGGGTTCGAAACTGTTCTTCTCGACCAGGTCGAAGATGGCGACGCGGCGCTCGTGCTCGATCTCGGCGGTGGCGGCGGGAAGCGTGACCGTGTCCAGCTCAACCGAGACCAGCTTGTGGACGCCGCTCATGCCGCGCTCCCTTCATCGTTTTCAGGCGCGTTCAGAGGGACCGCATCCAGATGCGTCGGGGCGATCCGCGCCGGCCAGCGCTCCGAGATGTCGGTCACCACGGCGTCCAGGCATTCGACGTCGATCCTCAGATCGCCGCCGCCGGCGAACATCAGGATCACCCGCCCGCCCGGCGCCTCGGTCGGCATGAAATCCAGGGCCAGCAGTTCCAGTGAGGCGTCGGGGCTGCGCGACAGGCGCCGGCTCTTGACCGCCAGCACGTCCCCGAACTGCATGGCGCACATCACCCGCGTCCCGCCGCACTCCCAGCAGAAGCGGCTGAAGGCGATGGTCAGGGTGCGGGCGCCCTTTTCCCAGACGATGTCGACCGGCCGCAGGATGGCGTCCTGAAGCGCGGCGGAGATGATCTGCAGATCGTCGGCGTCCTCGGCCAGCAGGCGCAGCGGTTCTACCGGCGCCTTGGCTTCCGTGACGACGCCGTCGATCTCAGTGCTCATCACCTGTTCCTTTAATCCGTCGGATATCCGCCCCGCACGCGCCCAGCTTCTCCTCCAAACGCTCGAACCCGCGATCCAGATGATAAACCCGGCCGACCGTCGTCTCGCCCTCGGCGACCAGGCCGGCGATGACCAGGCACATGGAGGCCCGCAGGTCGGTGGCCATCACCTGGGCGCCGTGCAGCCCCTCGACCCCCTTGACCTGGGCCTCGCCGGCGTGAACCGAGATCTCGGCTCCCAGCCGGGCCAGTTCCGGCACATGCATGAACCGGTTCTCGAAAATGGTCTCGCGCACGGTGCTCACGCCGTCGGCCGTGGTCATCAGGGCCATGAACTGGGCCTGCAGATCGGTGGCGAAGCCGGGATAGATGGCGGTCTCGATATCGACCGCCTGCAACCGCACCTTCGGATCGCGCTTGATCAACACCCCGTCGGCGGTCGGCGACACCTCGACGCCCGCCTCGATCATCTTGTCGGTCAGGGCCCCGATCAGTTCGGCCCGCGCCTTGGTCAGACGCACCTCGCCCCCCGCCATGGCGGCGGCGACGGCGTAGGAGCCCATTTCGATTCGGTCGGGAATCACCGACCAGGTCGTTCCGTTCAGCGACGAGACGCCGGTGATGGTCAGGACGTCGGTGTCGATCCCCTCGATCTTCGCCCCCATCGCCGTCAGGCAGCGGGCCAGGTCGCCGATCTCCGGCTCGCGCGCGGCGCGGCGCAGCACGGTCGTGCCCTGGGCCAGCACGGCGGCCAGCAGGGCGTGTTCGGTGGCGCCGACCGAGACGAAGGGAAACTCGATCTCAGCGCCCTTCAGACCCGACGGAGCCTTGGCGGTGACATAGCCTTCATCCAGTTCGATCTCGGCGCCGAGCGCGGTCAGGGCCTGGAGGTGCAGATCCACCGGACGGGCGCCGATGGTGCAGCCGCCGGGCAGCGACACCTTGGCCTCGCCCGTGCGGGCCAGCAGCGGGCCCAGCACGTTGAACGAGGCCCGCATCTGCCGCACCAGATCATAGGGGGCGAAGGTCGAAGTCAGGGCCTTGGCGTGGAACAGACTCTCCTGCCCGTCCGCCCCGTCCCGTTCCGTCACCTCGATGCCGAACTGGCGCAGCAGTTGGCCCAGGAAGCGGGTGTCCGCCAGACGCGGCATATTGGTCAGCAGCAAGGGCTGATCTGTCAGGATCGAGGCGGCCATCAGCTTGATGGCGGAATTCTTGGCGCCGCTGACGGGAATATCCCCGAAAAGCTGGGCGCCGCCCTGAATGGCGATGCTGTCCATGACGTCCTTAAGCGCGCCCGAAGCAAACGCCTCGGGGGGAGGGTTCTCTAGCAAGCCGGCGCGCGCTTGCCAAAGGGCGGAACGGGCGCGGGCCGATGACTTTCAGTTGCTGTCTTTTGGCGGGGCGGGCGTGCGGGCCGGCGCCTTGCGACGTCGCAGGTTGGCGCGCAGGGCCGAAGCCAGGCGGATGGCCCGGTCCGCCTTGGCCCGTTCGACCTCCGACGGCGCCGAAATCTCGGGGGGCGAGGCCGCTGCGGCGGCGGGCGGCGTGTCGGCGTCAGGCGGGGGACGAGTCATGCCCGGATCATGCCGCGATCAGGAGCCGTGTCCAAACTTTCTTTCAGATCGTCAAAAAGCCGCTTCCCTCCCCGGAAGGGTTTGGCTATACGGCCGCTTCCTCAGTCGGGGCCGCCGTAGCTCAGTGGTAGAGCGCATCCTTGGTAAGGCTGAGGTCGTGGGTTCGATTCCCCCCGGCGGCACCATCTGAGACTGAAAAGGCCCGGCGCAAGCCGGGCCTTTTTGTTATGCGCGATCAGGAGAAGACCGGCATGATCGACACGCGGAAGACGGAGCCGCGCAAGCTGGGCTGGGCGCTGGCCGCCCTGCTCGTCACAGGAAACATGATCGGCTCGGGGGTCTATCTACTGCCCGCCTCCCTGGCCTCGGTCGGCAGTTCCAGCATGGTCGGCTGGGTCGTGGCCGCAATCGGCGCCCTGCTGCTGGCCGGGGTCTTCGCGGGCCTGGGGCGAAGGCTGCCCGCCGCCGACGGCCTGTCGGGCTATGCCGAACAGGGACTGGGTCGATTCTTCGGCTATCAGGCCTCGATCGGCTACTGGGTCGGCAACTGGTTGGGCAATGTCGCCATCGCCGTGGCCGCCACCGGTTATCTTGCGCATTTCTTCCCGGTGCTGGCGGAACGCTGGCCCAGCGCGATCTGCAATATCGCCCTGCTGTGGCTGACCACCTTCCTCTATATGGCCGGACCGCGCGCCGTGGCGCGTTTCGGCGGTCTGTCGCTGGGAATCGGCCTGATTCCCCTGGCCATAGCCGCCGTCGCCGGCGCCCTGGCCTTCGACCCCCAGATTTTCGCCGCCTCCTGGTCGCCGGACGGCGCCGGGCTGGCGGCCAGCGTGCCCGCCTCGATGGCCCTGATCTTCTGGGCCTTCCTCGGCTTCGAGAGCGCCGGGGTCGTGGCCCAGCGCCTGAAGAACCCCGAGCGCGACGTCGGCCGCGCCACCTTCGCCGGGGTCGGCCTGGCGGCGGTCATCTATATCGCGGTCAGCGCGGCGATCTTCGGGGTGATTCCGGCCGCTGAATTGGCGAAATCCAGCAGCCCCTTCGCCGATGTCGCCGCACGGGTGATCGGCGGCGGCGCGGCGGGCTTCGTCGCCGTCTGCGCCATCGCCAAGACCCTGGGCACCCTGGGCGGCTGGATGATGCTGACCGGCGAGACCGCCCGCGCCGGGGCCCGCCAGGGCTTCCTGCCCCGCGTCTTCGGCCGGGGCGCCCTGACCCCGCCCGCCAATCCGCTGATCCACGGCGGCCTGATGACCCTGATGGTGCTGATCAGCGCCCAGCCGCGCCTGGCCGGCCAGTTCAGCCTGCTGATCGGCGCGACCACCGTGCTGTTCCTGGTCGTCTACGGCCTGTGCTGCGCCGCCCTGTTCCGGTTCAGCGACCGCTGGCCCGCGCGCCTGGCCGCCCTGGGCGGACTGGGCTTCTGCGGCTGGGCGGTCGTGATGTCGGGCTGGACCTTCCTGGGCATCGCCCTGGCCTTCTTCGCCGCGACGACAGTGGGATGGGCGTTTGTTCGCAAGACGAACGATCCGACGGAGATGTCTGTTTAGGGACTTCGGGCGGACGTCAAGGACTTCAGCCAAGGGTGGGAAAGGAACAGCAACCTGCTGAGTGCGTCTCCAGGAAGAGGGCTCGCCGCAGCGCCTGATACTGTTTGAAGGTGGTGTCGCCGAACGCATCGTCGCGGCTCGCGGGAAGATCCTCGTAAGCGATCTGCCCTCCAAACTGACTGCTGGTCAGGTCGATGCGTGTGTCGTCTATCAGATTATAGAAGTGATAGTTCGGTCCCACTCTGGTCTTAAGGATGCGACCGCCAAGCAAGTCGTTGACCACCAGCGCCGTAACACTGCACTGGCCAAGAGCTGGGTTATCGCGCGTCCATGTGGTCGCTGTCTCCACCGACCACGCAGATTTCAAACGTCCTTCAAGTTCGTTTAGCGCCAGCGCCATAATTCGATGGTCTCACCGTAGGCGAGTGTCCGCAACAGATCGATTGGCGGCTTCAACGACCAGCCAAAAACCGGACTAATCGATACAAGCCTCAGTCGTAGGCCGACAGCCCCCGCCGCCACGAATCGCGCTCATCGGCGTCCTTGTCCTTGCTCCAGCTGAACCCCATCGACAGCGACTTGCTGGTCGAATCGGCGCCGTAGCCGCGGCCGGACCAGCCGCCGTAGGGAGAATAAAAGCCCGGCCCGCGCAGGCCGTATCCACCGCTATAGCCGTAACCCCAGGGTTCGTTGCGGCCCTCGCGATAGGCCAGGTCCAGCCGCCCGTTTTCGCCGACCGGCAGGGACACCGCCGCGCCATAGCTGCGGTAACCGCCCGTGCCGATGCCCGCCTCGACCATGCCGTGCATCTGGCGGTCGTCCTGAGGGCCGGGCGCGGGGGCTTCGTCGAAGCTGGCGCCGGGAGTGCGGCTGTCGATCCAGTGCTGGATCTGCTGTTCAGTGGTCAGGCCGTGGGGCGCGGCGTCCTGGGCCGTGGGGGCGGCGACGGCGGCCTCGGGCGCGGCGGCCATGGCCTGGGCCAGGGTCGGAGCGTTCGAGGGCGCGGTCGTGACCACGCCGTCGGGATCGCCGCCCGACATCGCGCCCGGCATCGTCAGAGCCATACCCGCCAAGAGTCCTGCGATCAGCATGCGCCGCCTCCGTTCGAAATCATCCTAGCACAGCGAATGCGGCCAAGGTCAGGCGTCACCGTCGCCGCGGTGCAACGGATCCGGCAGGGGTTCGCCCTCGGCCACGAAGCTCAGGGCCACCGAGTTGATGCAGTAGCGGTTGCCGGTCGGCGGCGGGCCGTCAGGGAAGACGTGGCCCTGGTGGCTGCCGCAGCGGGCGCACTGGGTCTCGATGCGGACCATGCCGTAGCTGGTGTCGCGGATTTCATGGACATGGGCCGGATCGACCGGCTCGGTGAAGCTGGGCCAGCCGGTGCCGCTCTCGAACTTGGTGCGGCTGCGGAACAGGGGCAGGCCGCATTCGCGGCAGCAGAAGACCCCGGCCCGCTTCTCGCCCAGCAGGGTGCCGCAGAAGGGCGCCTCGGTGCCGTGCGACAGCAGGACGCGCTTCTCCTCGGGGTTCAGGTCGGCTTCCAGCCGGGCGCGTTCGGTGTCGTCCGGCGGGGTCAGGTCATAGCCGGAGGGCGAGCGCAGGCGGTCGGACGGGGGGGCGAGATCGGTCATGACCTCCAAATAAGAAGGGGCGGGCCGAGGTTCCACCCCTGCCCGCCCCCGCAGTCCATTCGATCCGGACGATTTTACTGGAACAGAGTTCCCACCCAGGCGCGGACAGCGGCCTCGTCGGTCGGATCGCCGGCGTAGGCCAGGCCCTGGGCCGGGGTGAAGGGCATGTCATTGCCGCGCTGGCGGGTCATCCAGGCCTTGTGACCATAGCTGAGGTCCGCATAGTTGGACGGCAGGCGCAGGACGGTGGGCTCGATGAAGATCGAGTCCTCGGCCGTCACCGATCCGGCCAGGCGCACGTTCGGCAGACGGGTCAGCAGGTCCAGCGTGTCCAGGCAGCCGCTGGTGCAGCCGCCGTCCACCAGAACGATCACCGGACCGGCGACCGGATTGGCCGTGCCGGCGTCCGGAACCGACGGGCGGCCCGGCAGGGTGAAGGTCGCCTGATTGGCGGCCAGGGCCGAATCGAAGGCGGCGACGATGGCCTGGGTCTGTTCGATGACTGCGCCCGATTCCTGCACGAAGCGCGGATCGGCCTGCATGCGGTTCAGGGTGTCGACGAACCACTGACGGTTGGCCGGGGTGGCGCGATAGGTGATGGAGCCGGCTTCGGGCTGGCGGCTGACGGTGAACTCGGGCGTCCAGATCCGGTTGGCCAGGCCATAGCCCCGGCCCGTGGCGTTCAGCGACGCGCCATTGGCGCCCCGCAGGTCGATGACAAAGCCCTGAGGCCCGCGGAGGGCGGCCAACTGGCCTTCGACCGCAGCATAGAAGGCGTCCCAGCCCGCTTCGTCGGCCAGACTATGGACATGGACCCAGGGACGGCCGTTGACCGTCTCGATCGCCAGGGGATTGGCCGGCGGCATATAGACGGTGGCGCGATAGGCGGTTTCCAGCGCTCCGGCCTCGACGGGTTGGGGCTGCATCTGGAACTCACGCTCCCGACGGCCGACCTTGAAGGTGCAGAGCGACGGCACGCCGCTGGTCAGCGGATTGTTGCGGTTCCACAGCAGATAGGGCGCCGTGCGGACGCGGCCGGCCTCGGTCGTCAGATCGCCTTCCCAACGGTCCAGACGTTCGTCAGCCAATTGCGCCGCAGTCTTGTCGCCGCACTTCACCAGGGTCGAGCCGACCGGGGGAAGGCTGCGTACGCCGGGCTTCACATAGGAGACCACATATTCGCCGTTGCGCCACGCCGTCGTCAGACCCGGCCAGCCGATGGCGAAATAGGGCCCCAGACCTTCGTAGGTGGGGCGGGTCGCGATGTTCGAATCGCGGAAACCGTTGGCGTAATAGCGCAGCAGATAGGCGTGGCTGTCGCCGCTGTTGACGCGGCCCGCCTTGCTCTGGGCGTCGGCCAGGCCGGTGTCGATCCAGGCCCGGAAGGCCTCGCCCGGCGCGCCGGGCACGACGGCGGCGGGGTGATTGGCGGCCAGGACGTCATGGACCGTCTGCAGGTCCTGCTGCGCGAGGGCGCGGAAATCCTGGGCGGAGGCGGCGCCGGCGGCCAGTGTCAGGGACACGACGGCGGCCGAGGCGGCGGCGATCAGGCGGTTCATGGAGGCTCCTGGGCTTGGGCGATAAGCTGGCGCCGTCGTTAAACCTTATGCCTCCCACGCTTGCCAACCCCCGCCGCCGTCCTTTCGCCCAAATGTCATACCGATTGCGGCGAAGCGGCGCAGGTCAGAGGGGGGAAGCCGTTTCGACGGTCGCGCCGAAAAGATGATGAAAACTGGTCTTCAGCGCCGCGTCCGCCTCGTCCATGGTGGCCAGAACGCCCAGATCGACCAGGCTGGTGACCCCGTGCTCCTGGATGCCGCAGGGCACGATGCCGCCGAAATGATCCAGATCCGGCTCCACGTTCAGGCTGACGCCGTGGAAGCTGACCCATTTGCGCACCTTGACGCCGATGGCGGCGATCTTGTCCTCACGGCTCCAGCCCGCGCCCTTGCGCTCGACCCAGACCCCGACCCGACCTTCGCGCACGTCGGCCGTCACGCCGAACTGGGCCAGGCCGCCGATGAGCCATTGCTCAAGCCCCCTGACGAAGGCGCGCACGTCGCGGCCGCGCCGGTTCAGGTCCAGCATGACATAGGCCACCCGCTGGCCCGGCCCATGATAGGTGAACTGCCCGCCCCGCCCCGTCCGGTGAACCGGGAAGCGGCCGGCGTCGAGCAGGTCCTCGTCCCGCGCCGACACCCCGGCGGTATAGAGGGGCGGATGTTCCAGCAGCCAGACCATCTCCCCCGCCTCGCCCGCCGCTATGGCGGCGACACGCGCCTCCATGAAGGCTTCGGCGGCGGCGTAATCGACAGGGCGGGTCGCCACCGCCCATTCGACGGGGCGGTCGTCGTCGCGACGCAGCTTCTGAAGTTCAGGACTTAACGGCTCGGCAAGCATAAGGCTTCAATGTGCAGCTTGAGGCGTTTCCGCAAGGGACGACCTCATAGTGAACGAGAGCGCCCGTGTCCCAGATCAACGCCGTCGACGTCGAAATCTCAGTGGTGCTGGGCCGTATGGTGCTGCCGATGTCGCAATTGCTGCGCATGGGTCGGGGCGCCGTGATTCCGCTGGACGCCTCCGAAGGCGACGAGGTCTGGATCCTGGCGAACAATCACCCGGTCGCGCGCGGCGAGATCGAGATTCGCGACGACCGGATCGCCATCACCGTGACCCGATCGGCCGACCTCTACGACTTCATGGCCGGTTCGGCCTGACGTATCCACAAGCTGAAACGCACAAAGCGCGACAGGGCTGAAAAGAGAGCCTTTCCTTTTCCGGCGGCTTCGTCTATTCGCCGCCGCTCCGATGCGAGCGGTCGTGGCGGAATTGGTAGACGCGCAGCGTTGAGGTCGCTGTGGGGCAACCCGTGGAAGTTCGAGTCTTCTCGACCGCACCATCTGGCTAAACAGGGCGATTCATCGGCTAACTACGGCTGGACATTCTACCAAGGGAGGCGACCACGTGAGCACCACGGACTCCGCCTTCGCTCCAGCCGAAGCGCCTGATATCGAAGACCACGCCGCCCTGGACGAGGACTATGTCCTCACCCCTCAATTCGTCGAAAAAGTCGTGGACGCCGCCGACGACGGCGACGGCATGCGGCTGCGGTCCCTGCTGGAGGATCTGCACCCCGCCGACGTCGCCGACCTGATGGGCTTCCTGACCTCGGAACACCGCGCCGTCGTGGTGCTGTGGCTGCCGCCGGAGCTGCTGGCCGAGACCCTGCCCGAACTGGATGACGGGATTCGGGAAGAGGTGCTGGAGCGGGTGCCGCACGGCACCCTGGCCGAGGCCCTGCAGGAACTGGATTCCGATGACGCCGCCGCCGTGGTCGAGGACCTTGAGGACGACCAGCGCGAACGCGTTCTGGCGGCCATGCCGGACGTCGACCGCGCCGCGATCGAGAGCAGCCTGGGCTATGATGAGGAGTCCGCCGGCCGCCTGATGCAGCGCGAGGTGATGGCCGCGCCCCAATTCTGGAGCGTGGGCGACACCATCGACCACATCCGCAAACAGGGCGACGATCTGCCGGAGCTGTTCTTCGACATCTATGTGGTCGATCCGCTGAACCGCCCGGTCGGCGGCGTGCCGATCAGCGGTCTGTTGCGCGCGCCGCGCAGCGCGGCCCTGGCCGACCTGATGGAGCCGATCAACGAGATCGCCGTCGATCAGGACCAGGAAGAGGTCGCCTATATCTTCGAGAAATACCACCTGATCTCGGCCCCGGTCGTGGACGCGGCCGGGCGGCTGGTGGGCCAGATCACCGTCGATGACATCGTCAACATCATTCAGGAAGAAAACCGCGAGGACATCCTGCGCCTGGCCGGTGTCGCCGACGAGGATCGCGGCTCGTCCGTGTCCGAGATCGTGCGCGGTCGCGTGCCCTGGCTGGCGATCAATCTGGCGACGGCCGCCCTGGGCGCCAGCGTCATCGGTCTGTTCGAAGGCACCATCCAGCAGATCGTCGCCCTGGCCGTGCTGATGCCCATCGTCTCGGCCATCGGCGGCAACGCCGGGACCCAGGCCCTGACCGTCACCGTCCGCGCTCTGGCGACCCGCGAACTGAACTCGGCCAACGCCATGCGGACCTTCCTGCGCGAGCTGGCGGTCGGCGTCGCCAACGGGCTGGTTCTGGCCCCCCTGATCGGGGTCGCGGCGGGATTCTGGTTCCGCGACGAGGACTGGCGGATCGGTCTGGTCATCGGGGCGGCCATGATCCTGAACC is a window encoding:
- a CDS encoding DNA gyrase inhibitor YacG, translated to MSTCPICRKADADPKYKPFCSRRCSEVDLQRWFTGGYAIPAALDEGAEDDGEKD
- a CDS encoding ribonuclease E/G; this encodes MSGEIEVFLDEAPGETRGAVLRDGRYTHLLIHRDGDLPQHRLGARSVGRVTEINPGLRGAFVDLGAGAPAFLPFHRNERLTQGERLEATVVAEPRAGKGAVLRRLGPGEGAPRLLEAAPSIAAQLRDLAGGGGLTTGLAAIDAVTEAEEEALASRHVFNSHGVDLAIERTRALIAVDIDHTAGTGRDPKQARAAANRLGLNQAARLISLRNWGGLIVVDLVGDAEDAAAGDKAARAAFSHEPQAVFGPISRFGLLQMSLPWRRTPIEEILFEAGRRPSVQTEVLALARALRRRLLSDTRSARVVARCAPDEAALLGPLAARMGPRASVRADADVRRGCGRIEGPDR
- a CDS encoding Maf family protein — encoded protein: MSRPELVLASASPRRIELLAQVGITPDHIDPADIDETPLKGETPPRLAERLATSKAQVVAARRPDAVVIAADTVVAVGRRFLEKAADEAEATRFLKLLSGRNHRVFTGVAVVRDGKLSSRVNETRVSFKPLSDHEIAAYVATGDWRGKAGGYGIQGPAGAFVQRIVGSHPAVMGLPLYEAVQLLHGVGWRA
- the infA gene encoding translation initiation factor IF-1 is translated as MAKEELLEFPGTVSELLPNATFRVTLENDHEIIAHTAGKMRKNRIRVLAGDKVLVEMTPYDLTKGRITYRFK
- a CDS encoding UPF0262 family protein, with product MSGVHKLVSVELDTVTLPAATAEIEHERRVAIFDLVEKNSFEPVGAPDDAEGGGRYRLKLSLQDNRLVFDIDGGGFTRTYAISLTPLKGVLRDYLMICDSYYEALRGSSASQIESVDMGRRGLHNEGAEQLKTRLDGKIIVDHETARRLFTLLCALYRRG
- a CDS encoding DUF2948 family protein → MSTEIDGVVTEAKAPVEPLRLLAEDADDLQIISAALQDAILRPVDIVWEKGARTLTIAFSRFCWECGGTRVMCAMQFGDVLAVKSRRLSRSPDASLELLALDFMPTEAPGGRVILMFAGGGDLRIDVECLDAVVTDISERWPARIAPTHLDAVPLNAPENDEGSAA
- the murA gene encoding UDP-N-acetylglucosamine 1-carboxyvinyltransferase, which gives rise to MDSIAIQGGAQLFGDIPVSGAKNSAIKLMAASILTDQPLLLTNMPRLADTRFLGQLLRQFGIEVTERDGADGQESLFHAKALTSTFAPYDLVRQMRASFNVLGPLLARTGEAKVSLPGGCTIGARPVDLHLQALTALGAEIELDEGYVTAKAPSGLKGAEIEFPFVSVGATEHALLAAVLAQGTTVLRRAAREPEIGDLARCLTAMGAKIEGIDTDVLTITGVSSLNGTTWSVIPDRIEMGSYAVAAAMAGGEVRLTKARAELIGALTDKMIEAGVEVSPTADGVLIKRDPKVRLQAVDIETAIYPGFATDLQAQFMALMTTADGVSTVRETIFENRFMHVPELARLGAEISVHAGEAQVKGVEGLHGAQVMATDLRASMCLVIAGLVAEGETTVGRVYHLDRGFERLEEKLGACGADIRRIKGTGDEH
- a CDS encoding amino acid permease; protein product: MIDTRKTEPRKLGWALAALLVTGNMIGSGVYLLPASLASVGSSSMVGWVVAAIGALLLAGVFAGLGRRLPAADGLSGYAEQGLGRFFGYQASIGYWVGNWLGNVAIAVAATGYLAHFFPVLAERWPSAICNIALLWLTTFLYMAGPRAVARFGGLSLGIGLIPLAIAAVAGALAFDPQIFAASWSPDGAGLAASVPASMALIFWAFLGFESAGVVAQRLKNPERDVGRATFAGVGLAAVIYIAVSAAIFGVIPAAELAKSSSPFADVAARVIGGGAAGFVAVCAIAKTLGTLGGWMMLTGETARAGARQGFLPRVFGRGALTPPANPLIHGGLMTLMVLISAQPRLAGQFSLLIGATTVLFLVVYGLCCAALFRFSDRWPARLAALGGLGFCGWAVVMSGWTFLGIALAFFAATTVGWAFVRKTNDPTEMSV
- a CDS encoding YunG family protein → MALALNELEGRLKSAWSVETATTWTRDNPALGQCSVTALVVNDLLGGRILKTRVGPNYHFYNLIDDTRIDLTSSQFGGQIAYEDLPASRDDAFGDTTFKQYQALRRALFLETHSAGCCSFPTLG
- the msrB gene encoding peptide-methionine (R)-S-oxide reductase MsrB, whose translation is MTDLAPPSDRLRSPSGYDLTPPDDTERARLEADLNPEEKRVLLSHGTEAPFCGTLLGEKRAGVFCCRECGLPLFRSRTKFESGTGWPSFTEPVDPAHVHEIRDTSYGMVRIETQCARCGSHQGHVFPDGPPPTGNRYCINSVALSFVAEGEPLPDPLHRGDGDA
- the lipB gene encoding lipoyl(octanoyl) transferase LipB, with product MLAEPLSPELQKLRRDDDRPVEWAVATRPVDYAAAEAFMEARVAAIAAGEAGEMVWLLEHPPLYTAGVSARDEDLLDAGRFPVHRTGRGGQFTYHGPGQRVAYVMLDLNRRGRDVRAFVRGLEQWLIGGLAQFGVTADVREGRVGVWVERKGAGWSREDKIAAIGVKVRKWVSFHGVSLNVEPDLDHFGGIVPCGIQEHGVTSLVDLGVLATMDEADAALKTSFHHLFGATVETASPL